In Ananas comosus cultivar F153 linkage group 10, ASM154086v1, whole genome shotgun sequence, the following proteins share a genomic window:
- the LOC109716345 gene encoding exosome complex exonuclease RRP44 homolog A-like isoform X1: MSRLPSMVSIINSDILSSKGMYQIREANQMTEEFMLAANVAVAEKILKHFPLVSLLRRHPSPTKEMLEPLLRTATAVSLDLDVSSSKALADSLDRAVSDDPYFNKLIRILATRCMTQAVYFCSGDLSPSEFYHYGLAAPLYTHFTSPIRRYAG; encoded by the exons ATGTCTAGATTGCCTTCAATGGTGTCAATCATCAATTCGGATATTCTATCATCAAAAG GGATGTATCAAATTAGAGAGGCAAATCAAATGACTGAGGAATTTATGCTGGCTGCCAATGTTGCTGTTGCAGAAAAGATCTTGAAACATTTTCCATTGGTCTCCTTACTAAG GCGGCATCCCAGCCCCACCAAAGAGATGCTTGAACCATTATTACGTACTGCAACTGCTGTCAGCCTGGATTTGGATGTATCATCTTCTAAAGCATTAGCTGATTCACTTGATCGAGCAGTG AGTGATGATCCGTATTTCAATAAGCTGATCAGGATTCTGGCAACTAGATGCATGACCCAG GCAGTATACTTCTGCAGTGGAGATTTAAGCCCTTCTGAATTTTACCATTATGGGCTTGCAGCACCTCTCTATACTCATTTTACTTCTCCTATTCGCAGATATGCAGGTTAG
- the LOC109716345 gene encoding exosome complex exonuclease RRP44 homolog A-like isoform X2, which yields MYQIREANQMTEEFMLAANVAVAEKILKHFPLVSLLRRHPSPTKEMLEPLLRTATAVSLDLDVSSSKALADSLDRAVSDDPYFNKLIRILATRCMTQAVYFCSGDLSPSEFYHYGLAAPLYTHFTSPIRRYAG from the exons ATGTATCAAATTAGAGAGGCAAATCAAATGACTGAGGAATTTATGCTGGCTGCCAATGTTGCTGTTGCAGAAAAGATCTTGAAACATTTTCCATTGGTCTCCTTACTAAG GCGGCATCCCAGCCCCACCAAAGAGATGCTTGAACCATTATTACGTACTGCAACTGCTGTCAGCCTGGATTTGGATGTATCATCTTCTAAAGCATTAGCTGATTCACTTGATCGAGCAGTG AGTGATGATCCGTATTTCAATAAGCTGATCAGGATTCTGGCAACTAGATGCATGACCCAG GCAGTATACTTCTGCAGTGGAGATTTAAGCCCTTCTGAATTTTACCATTATGGGCTTGCAGCACCTCTCTATACTCATTTTACTTCTCCTATTCGCAGATATGCAGGTTAG
- the LOC109716293 gene encoding uncharacterized protein LOC109716293 has protein sequence MAEGTRLKVLDEHVHALEQQLQELTVENEKKFDNLSSRMEAIRTEGQSHYDALYRESANTTRKLEQIIELLMNAPQSAATKGASSSLSHEERGILPTPPTFHTKEDNHTNFTQSRSGFQFSLPKLEFPTFVGENPRSWVRRCERYFDIYGIKENQKIELVALHLEAKADTWFQGYLAEKEVISWAELAEEVCRRFDVRGLVDVVEEFNKLVQTGTVEEYQEQFEDLRARLLTTKSQFSPEYFLSSFLSGLKDEIKSAVKMLQPRTLAQAFEQAKLQEQTMAAMIRKSKQILRMQGVTNSQGNYKVNGSATSGRGPDTNRNQYKAAVEKATTNRQLIEQRRASSLREPNCKCLQAIMNESRGGRWNSGGQCHKETEPINLQPIVPSSLPFKDEIVGANSKTDENPSNIPQYQQAQIIGRMGTLRYIE, from the exons ATGGCCGAAGGAACCCGATTGAAGGTACTTGATGAACACGTTCACGCCCTGGAGCAACAACTCCAGGAACTAACTGTAGAAAATGAGAAGAAGTTCGATAATCTCAGTAGTCGAATGGAAGCTATACGTACCGAAGGGCAATCCCACTATGATGCACTTTATAGGGAGTCAGCAAACACTACAAGGAAACTGGAGCAAATAATAGAACTATTGATGAATGCGCCACAATCTGCAGCTACTAAAGGAGCTTCATCATCTCTGAGTCACGAAGAGCGAGGTATACTTCCTACCCCACCTACTTTTCATACAAAAGAGGATAATCATACAAATTTCACACAAAGTAGATCCGGGTTTCAATTCTCACTGCCTAAATTGGAATTCCCAACCTTCGTGGGGGAGAATCCGAGAAGTTGGGTGAGAAGGTGTGAGAGGTACTTTGATATATATGGTATCAAGGAGAATCAAAAAATTGAATTGGTTGCTCTTCACTTGGAAGCTAAGGCCGACACTTGGTTTCAAGGGTATCTAGCTGAGAAGGAGGTTATCAGTTGGGCCGAACTTGCCGAGGAGGTGTGCAGGCGATTTGATGTAAGAGGGTTGGTAGATGTAGTAGAAGAGTTTAACAAGCTGGTGCAAACTGGGACAGTAGAAGAATATCAAGAGCAATTCGAGGACTTGCGAGCTAGATTACTTACCACCAAGTCTCAGTTCTCTCCGGAGTATTTTCTTTCTAGCTTCCTAAGCGGGTTAAAAGACGAAATCAAATCAGCGGTTAAAATGTTACAGCCTAGAACATTGGCTCAAGCCTTCGAACAAGCGAAACTACAGGAGCAGACCATGGCTGCGATGATAAGAAAGAGTAAACAGATACTCCGAATGCAAGGGGTTACCAACTCCCAAGGCAACTACAAGGTGAATGGTTCAGCAACATCAGGGAGAGGTCCTGACACCAACAGGAACCAATACAAGGCTGCGGTGGAGAAGGCAACCACTAACCGTCAATTAATTGAACAGAGGAGAGCAAGTAGCCTACGGGAACCTAATTGCAAATGTCTACAAGCAATTATGAACGAATCGAG GGGCGGGCGATGGAACTCGGGAGGACAATGCCATAAGGAAACCGAGCCAATTAATCTTCAACCAATTGTGCCTAGTTCATTACCCTTCAAAGATGAGATCGTTGGAGCAAATTCTAAAACAGATGAAAACCCCAGTAATATACCTCAATATCAGCAGGCTCAGATTATAGGAAGGATGGGCACCCTTCGATACATAGAATGA